A stretch of the Arachis stenosperma cultivar V10309 chromosome 6, arast.V10309.gnm1.PFL2, whole genome shotgun sequence genome encodes the following:
- the LOC130935599 gene encoding uncharacterized protein LOC130935599, translating to MQFIKPAFRNACYCYYYTITRSLNPNPFILVSLPTSPFLTLQSFRPSFSTFSFFSSDVMAGGGGDNSVPPLSHSLEKQFDAFRSQLEESGTLRERIRNVVSEIESTTRLMYASLLLVHQSRPTPELLEKAKSQIGVLKEKYKQLAEILGGCPGQYYRYHGDWRSETQSVVSLLTFMHWLETGSLLEHKEAEEKLGLNSSEFGLDVEDYLIGVCFMSNELPRYVVNQVTAGDYDCPRKVLKFLTDLHAAFRMLNLRNDFLRKKFDGMKYDLRRVEEVYYDVKIRGLTPNGEPVGNQGVEA from the exons ATGCAATTTATAAAACCAGCGTTTCGAAACGCCTGCTACTGCTACTACTACACCATAACTCGCTCCTTAAACCCTAACCCCTTCATCCTCGTTTCGTTACCCACTTCCCCGTTTCTCACACTCCAATCCTTTCGACCTTCTTTCTCGaccttttccttcttctcctccgACGTAATGGCCGGTGGCGGCGGTGACAACTCCGTGCCTCCGCTGTCCCATTCGCTCGAGAAGCAGTTCGATGCTTTCCGGTCTCAGCTTGAGGAATCTGGAACCCTAAGGGAGCGAATTCGGAACGTTGTTTCGGAGATAGAATCCACAACTAGGCTCATGTACGCTAGCCTCCTTCTCGTTCATCAGTCTCGCCCCACTCCCG AGCTTTTAGAGAAGGCCAAGTCTCAGATTGGTGTGCTAAAGGAGAAATACAAGCAACTTGCTGAGATTCTTGGAGGATGCCCTGGCCAGTACTATAG GTACCATGGTGACTGGAGGAGTGAGACACAATCCGTAGTTTCGCTGCTTACATTTATGCACTGGCTCGAAACAGGAAGTCTTCTTGAGCACAAAGAAGCTGAGGAGAAGCTTGGGT TGAATAGTTCGGAGTTTGGTCTAGATGTTGAAGACTACCTAATAG GTGTTTGTTTTATGTCTAATGAATTG CCAAGGTATGTGGTGAATCAAGTGACAGCTGGAGACTATGATTGCCCGAGGAAAGTCCTAAAGTTCTTAACAGATCTCCATGCTGCATTCCGAATGCTTAATCTTCGAAATGATTTTCTTCGGAAGAAGTTTGATG GCATGAAGTATGATCtaagaagagttgaagaagtcTACTATGATGTTAAGATTCGGGGTTTGACACCCAATGGTGAGCCAGTTGGAAACCAAGGAGTTGAAGCCTGA
- the LOC130933966 gene encoding uncharacterized protein LOC130933966 translates to MHEIQTVAKEYINEEEVSQVVAANKRQPGYNQPRQQGNGERLKEQAREGAPSRAPRTFPRVGKFTNYTPLTLPIMEVYQQIAGKGILPKPRPLKDRTGGNKNLYCDYHKGYGHQTQDCFDLKDALEQAIREGKLAEFSHLIRVLRRRRRDQDEEGKTRSTKRRQEPEDGDHGLTMVNVVTAKNTGPRSRSAHKKDAKILAVSFSLMRNSKKPPSISFGPEDQWFDDAPENPPMVITARIGTGLVKRILVDTGADSNIMFRNVFDALGLRDADLTTHQHGVIGLGDHFIEPDGVISLPISVGQTQGRRSAMAEFVILRDSTAYNIILGRKTINDVEAIINTKLLVMKFVTNDGSIGSIRGDLETAVACDNANLSLRKKSKEASGVFLADLDARVDDKPRPEPEGDLEKFVIGDTEEKFTFVNKNLPYELKDPLVEMIRANRDLFA, encoded by the coding sequence ATGCACGAGATCCAAACGGTGGCCAAGGAGTACATAAATGAAGAGGAAGTCAGCCAagtcgtggctgccaataaaCGGCAGCCCGGCTACAACCAACCTAGGCAACAAGGTAATGGAGAAAGACTAAAAGAACAAGCCAGGGAAGGAGCGCCGAGCAGGGCACCCAGGACATTCCCCCGGGTCGGGAAATTCACCAACTACACGCCGCTCACTCTTcccatcatggaagtttatcaGCAAATCGCCGGGAAAGGAATCCTGCCGAAGCCCCGACCACTCAAGGACCGTACGGGAGGAAACAAGAACCTCTATTGTGACTATCACAAGGGCTATGGCCACCAAACACAGGATTGCTTTGACTTGAAGGATGCACTAGAACAGGCGATAAGGGAGGGTAAGCTGGCAGAATTCTCCCATCTTATCAGGGTGCTAAGAAGGCGCCGTCGCGACCAAGACGAAGAAGGCAAAACCCGTTCGACGAAGCGGCGACAAGAACCAGAAGACGGAGACCACGGCCTCACCATGGTAAACGTGGTGACGGCCAAAAACACCGGGCCAAGGTCACGATCGGCGCACAAAAAAGATGCTAAGATCTTAGCGGTCTCCTTCTCGTTGATGCGAAACTCTAAGAAGCCCCCCTCCATTTCTTTCGGCCCAGAAGACCAATGGTTCGACGACGCCCCTGAAAACCCACCCATGGTCATCACGGCCAGGATAGGAACCGGCCTCGTTAAACGAATCCTTGTCGACACGGGGGCAGACTCGAAcatcatgttccgcaacgtATTTGACGCGCTGGGACTAAGGGACGCCGACCTGACGACTCACCAGCACGGGGTCATTGGACTGGGCGATCACTTCATCGAACCTGATGGAGTGATATCCCTGCCGATCTCAGTAGGACAGACTCAGGGCCGAAGGTCGGCGATGGCCGAGTTCGTGATCCTCCGAGATTCCACCGCCTACAATATCATCTTGGGAAGGAAAACCATTAACGATGTTGAAGCGATAATCAACACGAAGCTGCTAGTCATGAAGTTCGTTACCAATGACGGATCTATAGGGTCCATAAGAGGAGACCTCGAGACAGCAGTCGCTTGCGACAATGCCAACCTCTCCCTAAGGAAGAAATCCAAAGAGGCGTCCGGCGTGTTCCTAGCTGACTTGGACGCCAGAGTAGACGACAAACCCAGACCGGAACCGGAGGGGGACCTGGAAAAATTTGTGATCGGTGACACGGAGGAAAAATTCACGTTCGTCAACAAGAATCTCCCGTACGAGTTGAAGGACCCCTTGGTCGAAATGATCAGGGCCAATAGGGATTTGTTTGCCTAG
- the LOC130933967 gene encoding uncharacterized protein LOC130933967 gives MPGIDPRVMSHHLAVKSEARPVAQRRRKMSRERTEEVARQTASLLEAGFIREIDYSTWLSNVVLVKKHSRKWRMCVDYSDLNKACPKDCFPLPNLDALVDAATGYRYLSFMDAYSGYNQIPMHRPDEEKTAFIMPGGTFRYKVMPFGLKNAGATYQRLMNKIFHDLIGKTVEVYVDDILAKTTRPDDLLDDLAKVFASLRQHGMRLNPLKCYIKDVQRLAGRLTSLSRFLGASATKALPFFNLMKKGIAFEWTPACEEAFRHFKEILAAPPVLGKPKDGEPLYLYLAITGEALAAVLVREEGRTQQPVYFVSRALQGAELRYSKLEKLALALLTSSRRLKQYFQGHQVVVRMDQGIRQVLQKPDLAGRMMTWSIELSQYDIRYEPRQAIKAQAMADFLVEVTGDPTEETSTRWKLHVDGASNQTSGGAGIIPESPVGVVYEQSIRFEFPVSNNQAECEALIGGLTLAAEVGARRLEVCSDSQVVTSQVNGSYQARDSLLQKYLEKVKDLSQKFEEVTVHHVPRERNTRADLLSKLASTKPGEGNRSLIQGMTREPAVTLHLSKLGSSWLDPITSFLENGKLPDDEKGAAKLRREAAKYAVIQGQLFKKGLNQPLLKCLHPDQTDYVLREVHEGCCGHHIGGKALARKLIRPGYYWPSMMADSKEFVRKCVKCQENANFHKAPASELSLLTSSRPFSQWGVDLLGPFPVITRFGIPEVVISDNGTQFTDKKFTEFLTGLGIRQKFSSVEHPQTNGQVESANKIILLGLKKRLDNKKGAWADELASVLWSYRTTEQSSTKETPFRLTYGLDAVILVEIGEPSPRLLLKGVEEAVEKDLIDEAREMAHLTEMALKQRMALCYNTKVLKREFEPNDLVLRRNDIGPLTLGAGKLAANWEGPYRIKKVMGKGAFKLERLDGKEVPRTWNANNLRRFYS, from the exons atgccgggcatagaccctAGAGTTATGTCACACCATCTGGCCGTCAAGTCGGAAGCACGTCCGGTAGCCCAACGAAGGAGAAAGATGTCACGGGAGAGAACAGAAGAGGTGGCCAGGCAGACGGccagcctcctagaagcaggcttCATACGAGAAATCGATTACTCGACATGGCTCTCGAATGTAGTTCTAGTAAAAAAGCATAGCAggaaatggagaatgtgcgtagATTACTCCGACCTTAACAAGGCATGCCCTAAAGATTGTTTCCCCCTCCCTAACTTAGACGCACTCGTCGATGCTGCAACGGGTTACCGTTACCTGagcttcatggacgcctactccggctacaaccagataccgatgcaccgtccAGACGAGGAAAAGACAGCGTTCATAATGCCGGGGGGAACCTTCCGTTATAAGGTTATGCCATTCGGCCTAAAAAACGCAGGGGCAACATACCAAAGACTGATGAACAAGATATTCCATGACCTCATAGGCAAGACAGTGGAGGTCTATGTAGACGACATCCTCGCGAAAACAACGCGACCCGACGACCTCCTCGATGACCTGGCAAAAGTGTTCGCGTCTCTCCGACAACATGGCATGAGGCTCAATCCCCTCAAAT GCTATATCAAGGACGTCCAGAGGTTGGCAGGGCGGCTGACCTCGTTGTCACGATTTCTCGGGGCGTCGGCAACAAAGGCACTACCCTTCtttaacctcatgaagaaagggataGCGTTCGAATGGACGCCCGCATGCGAGGAAGCCTTTCGgcacttcaaggaaatcctggCGGCACCCCCTGTGCTCGGGAAGCCAAAGGACGGGGAACCATTATATCTATACCTCGCCATAACAGGAGAAGCCCTGGCCGCAGTTCTAGTGCGAGAAGAAGGGAGGACTCAACAACCAGTCTATTTCGTGAGCAGAGCCCTGCAAGGGGCAGAATTAAGGTACAGCAAACTGGAAAAGCTAGCTCTGGCACTCTTGACCTCTTCACGGAGGTTAAAGCAATACTTCCAAGGTCACCAGGTTGTTGTAAGAATGGACCAGGGAATCCGACAAGTACTTCAGAAACCCGATCTGGCGGGAAGgatgatgacttggtccattGAACTTTCCCAATATGACATACGATACGAAccccggcaagccatcaaggcgcaGGCAATGGCAGATTTTCTAGTAGAAGTAACGGGAGACCCAACCGAAGAAACGAgcacacggtggaagctccacgtggacggagcctccaaccagacgTCCGGAGGTGCCGGGATCATCCCGGAAAGCCCGGTTGGAGTCGTATACGAGCAGTCGATCAGGTTCGAATTCCCCGTTtcgaacaaccaggcagaatgcGAAGCCCTCATAGGGGGCCTAACCCTAGCAGCGGAAGTCGGAGCAAGAAGGCTGGAAGTATGCAGCGATTCGCAGGTCGTCACCTCCCAGGTAAACGGGAGCTATCAAGCCAGAGACTCATTATTACAAAAGTACTTGGAAAAAGTCAAGGATTTGAGCCAAAAGTTTGAGGAGGTCACGGTCCACCACGTGCccagagaaaggaacacacgggcagaTCTCTTATCAAAGCTGGCCAGCACTAAACCGGGAGAAGGCAACCGATCTCTCATCCAAGGTATGACGAGGGAGCCGGCGGTCACCCTGCATCTATCAAAGCTGGGTTCTtcatggctagaccccatcaccaGCTTCTTAGAAAATGGCAAACTCCCCGACGACGAAAAGGGTGCCGCGAAACTGAGAAGGGAAGCAGCCAAATACGCCGTCATTCAGGGACAGCTATTCAAGAAAGGGCTCAACCAGCCCCTACTGAAATGCTTACATCCCGACCAGACGGACtacgtcctcagggaagtccaTGAAGGCTGCTGCGGACACCACATAGGGGGCAAAGCCTTAGCAAGGAAGTTAATCCGACCTGGATACTATTGGCCGTCGATGATGGCAGACTCTAAAGAATTCGTCAGAAAATGTGTCAAGTGTCAAGAGAACGCCAATTTCCACAAGGCACCGGCCTCCGAGTTAAGCCTGTTAACGTCCTCCCGACCATTCTCGCAATGGGGAGTCGATCTCTTGGGGCCCTTCCCA gtaATAACGCGATTCGGGATTCCAGAGGTCGTTATCTCGGACAACGGCACACAGTTTACCGACAAGaagttcacggaattcctcacCGGCCTGGGTATAAGACAGAAGTTCTCCTCGGTAGAGCACCCCCAAACAAACGGACAGGTGGAGTCCGCGAACAAGATTATCCTGTTAGGGCTCAAGAAGCGATTGGATAATAAAAAAggtgcttgggccgacgagctAGCCTCGGTCCTCTGGTCTTACCGAACAACTGAACAGTCCTCCACCAAGGAGACTCCTTTCCGACTGACATACGGGTTAGATGCGGTAATACTCGTGGAAATCGGGGAACCGAGCCCCCGGCTACTTTTGAAAGGAGTGGAGGAAGCTGTGGAGAAGGACCTAATAGATGAAGCCAGAGAAATGGCCCATTTGACGGAGATGGCGCTAAAACAAAGAATGGCCCTGTgctacaacaccaaagtgctcaaaAGGGAGTTTGAACCAAACGATCTCGTCCTAAGGCGCAACGACATCGGCCCACTGACCCTTGGGGCAGGCAAGCTGGCggcaaactgggaaggcccCTATAGAATCAAAAAAGTGATGGGTAAAGGTGCTTTCAAGTTAGAAAGGCTCGACGGCAAGGAAGTCCCAAGAACATGGAACGCGAACAACTTGagaagattctactcctag